The window TCAGTATCTGGCCCACGGTTGGTAATTATCACCCGCAATGGGTGAAGCATCTCCATCTTTAAACGGGAACACAAGGCAGTCTGCTTGTCCACATCCACAATCTTCTTTCCATCCGTTTGCTGGATAAATAGGTCCATATCCCGGTAAGTTTTGTTATTTGATGAGAATCGTCCATATGCAATCTAAATGAGAGacagcaaacccaaaaaaaagtatatcaGAACAGGCAAAGCACATCTTGAAGGTTATGAAGATGGAAAGCTGTATGGCTTTAATACAATAGCTAACTTGTAGGGAAATAATAACAAATCAGCACCAAGGTTCAAAAATTAGGATTTGACGACAGAACCCATCTCCACCAATCTGAACTAGATCAGACAGGATCAGATGCTATAGACCTGATATTTACCGGTCTTCTGAGCTCGGTCACAGAAATTAAGATTCTATCAAGAGGGGTCACTGGACCGGTCTCTGACCATACTGATAAAGATCAGTGAATTTGCACAATCCAACCCTGATATTGAAACCATGACAAGTACCACATCCAAGTTACAGTAGGAAATGCAAGAACTACCAGACATATGACATATCAACCCCACCCTATTATCCTTGCAAGTCAATCCACGTTGCTCTATCAAAcagtcaaaaaaaaatttttgatacTCTCAAGACAATTTTATACAGACAGCAGTCATCGGCTCTGTTTAATTTTCACCATAGAACAACTCCCAGACAGGACCACTAACTTGCCATTCCCCATCCGTAGCATGTACATCATAACTCATAAGGCAGTGGAGTGCTCTACGATAGGTCCAATAGACAAGAATGGAGTGAGAAAATCTGGCAGCATACCATAGTGTAACAGGTTAGACCAAAGAGTATACATATTGTCCCCAAGTCCCATTAACATAAAACTGAATTTGTCATGGTGATATCAGATATGAGTTCTAAACCACAAAGGCCTAAGTCCCACACAACCCAGCTTGTGAATTGGGTGAGGCAGGGAAGCAAAAGGCTAGGTTGGCACAAGGCCTGAGAATAAGGCAATCTAAAGAGTCAACATGGATATGCTTTAAAAATTTTAAGACCCTTCAAGAATGCCTACATATTACACCAACTCAACCCAACCGAAGACCTGATTAAACCTTGCAGTTTACTGATTTAagctgcccaatctgcatcccTAACCATAACCTAGCTAATTTATCTCGGGGACAAATGCCTACATATTacaccaacccaacccaacccaaccgaAGACCTGATTAAACCTTGCAGTTTACTGATTTAagctgcccaatctgcatcctTAACCATAACCTAGTTAATTTACTTCGGGGACAACTACAACTAGGGGTATTCACAAGCTGGTTCCCACTGCTTCAAGAAAGTGAATTTACATCACCTAATGTAATACCCAACACAAATTTGAACTTCATTCTCCATTAAGCCTCCTCAACTGCCTTAACTTATAACAGAAGAAAAGCAGTATGTAAGATTTCAAAAGGTTTATAGCTATCGGGTAGTTCTTATTCGGTTGCTTTGTCCAACTGTGATTTCAAAAGGTTATCTAAATAATACCAAATGTTCGTTTGTGAGTTGCAAGTTACGTGCTACAAAAccaacaccccctcccccccccccccaaaaaaaatgacacaATTATGAACAGGATTCAGGCTAGGGTTGGTTTTGGGATCGAGAATGCCAAAACCTAAAAACCTGGAGGGAACAATGTTGAACTGTTTATAATTACAGACCAACAAAGGgagaaagaagcaaaaataACAACCCTGATAGTTAATCCAACTGGTGATAACTTCACCAGTAATTATTTAGAAAAAGTACACATCAACAAATTTAGGAAAAGAAACAGCTCCAACCATGTTGGTTTGGCAGCTATAGTCAAAACAACTACCCAGATAACTAATTCAACTAATCAATGTAAACCAGACACAGGAATAAACAGTTCATTGGGCACATTACAAACTGCCTTTGCAGTGTGCGTGTCCTACAAGATCCAAATTGTGGCAACACTCAAATATCAGCAAACCTTGACATCAAACCTATAAAATAACAGATAAATAAAGTAAGAATCGAATGGATTACACTATTAGTACCTGAATATTGTAGTCCTTCAAAGGCCTCATAATGTCATAGAGAAGGCCCTTTTGATCAACACAACGTATTTGAAGCAGCGTATGAGCAGGGCTCAATGAATTGTCTATCACAACACTAGCCTTCTTCAGTTCCGTCAAATCTGGAGTAAGAGCTTGAGAACGGGTTTCCTTGTCCAATAATTCACAACTAAATAGTTCCTCAGCAACCTCTGGTGGAAGAGAAGATACTCCCAGTTGTGTTTGATATTCGGGCCCTGCCAACTGAAGGTCACACATGATACATGATTCTCCCGAAACAGCATGTAGCTGTTTACATGTGTCATCCCACCTCTGTTTTGTGTGTAGAAGGTCCCTGAAATAATAATGTTggaaattaagagaaaaaaataatagcaGGAATCTGCCCAGAATGACAGGAAACatttagaaaggaaaaaaaaaagtttcaatgTCAATCACATAAACAAATAcccagaaaggaaaaaaaataatgattaatTAGATGGAAGAGAACTTTGAGGACAATAAAAATTTTGGCCAATTTGGTTTATCCCATCATTGAGCTTGTTACCTACTTAACTCTCATATTAAGGTTTACAAACATACTAGGCTactctctttcattcccatcacTAAAAGACTTCTCAAATGAGCTATGGTAAAATACACCAGAATAGGCGTccagaagaagaatggaaggaaACAAATATGAAGggaataaagaataaaacaagtAGCCTTAACAGCCATGATGAGTAACCAAAATAAACCTCAGTAACCAACTCATTAATACACCAAACGCCATTCCAGATGTACACAGCATGCTAGACAATCCTGTTCTCACTTCTCATTATTACATTAAAGCAGGAGTTTGTAAATATTTCACACTTGCCAAATCTGCCTCTATTCAGCCCCTCGGTGCGAGTCTTAAACACACACTAATTAATTATCCTTGGAGTGTTATGACAAAATAATCTTAGTGTTCTTAGTGCTCTCTATCCTCTCTGTATCCCAAGGCTCTCTTATATGTCTACTTCCTGATTTGGCTTCCTGGTTCACCGCTTATCCGTTAAAAACAATTGTccaaataaataatttggagaCTACAGTCGGCAGTTCCAGAGGAAAAATCACTTTTATGTCTTTTTTTCAAGATCAAAGTGAAATCTGTGTCCCTGAACAAAAACACCAGGGCATGTGTCtgaacaccaaaaaaaaactacgttaaccaaaaaaacacaagaagaagcAAGCTGCTTTTTCTTAGAGTGTAAAGTCATAAAAACAGAATCCAAAGCCTCACATGCTATCTGTTACGAAGAAGAGGTCCACAACCCTGCCATCAGGGGTTGTCATCACTTTTACTCTCTGAATAATAAGCTCAAGCTCACAAAGGACCTGAGTGACATCTGCAAGCAGATCAACGACAGTATTAGAACCATATATGACCCTCAATCTGAACAAAGGGAATAAACAGTTGTTCTCATAATTACCGTGTAGCAAACCCTTGCGGTCATGACAACAGTATTTCATAAGGTAAACCGGAGAAGTTTTAGAGCAATTTGAGGGTTGGCTGAAGAAAAACGTAAATGCGCAAGAAGGGCATTCAGATAGAAGCCGATTCTTTAAACTTGCCCATCTCACAGTGAGCGAGTCAAGATAAGGAACCACCCATAAGACGATGTAGCACCAAATCCCATCAGTTGAGACATCTGCACACACGCAATTTTTacaaaaacaatgaaaacacaCAAAGAATcaagggggaggaggggggattTCAAGTTCAGATTACAAACGACTAATTAACACAAACTGAACtacaatgaaaagaaatttgagaatcaGGAAAACAGAAACCAAAACCAGGAGAACAAAATGCAATATACACCTAATGAAAGACTATATGAAATCCCGAAACAGATGCCAAGATAGGGAAGAAGAGACAATAATGAAAGAATTCGAAAATGTCAGATTGCCTACCTGCCTTCGTAATGCGAAGGCCGAATTCGAGAATGATTCTGCAGAGGTCGCAGCCCAATCCAGTTCTTCCGGGGCAATTCACGGTGATCACAGTGGGTTCACCAACTTTCTTCCCCTTCTCAATCAACACCACGTCCTCACTTGGCATACCCATTACGGAAAACGACGGAATACCGCCAGTATATGAAATTCTGATAAACCGAGAACGTCAATCAAAATTCAGAATCGTTTCGGCTCTTTAGGTATTGATCGTTCGTGGGTCTCTGATCTTTACTGCAAAAAAGATTAGTGGCACCCTATGGTTGTCGTCGGCCTTTGTAATGTCGGTCTGGACTCTGGAGGCTTGGGTAGTCCTGACATTTCGCGAAACCAGAATGGTCGGCATTGGCTTCGGATCTGCTAATTTGGGATCttaagaagcagaagaaaatTTCTACTGGGAATGCAAGACAAAAACCATCTGCAATGATTGTGAAAtatcaatcatatataaaaaataatataaaaaaaagtaaacaagACGCCATTAAAATTAAGAAGTGAACATGTCGTTATATAATCTCTCTCTATTTTATTGATTGCCGTCAAACTATCACCTGAAGAGAACTTCACAACCGTCCGATCGTAATAAAGAGAACCAACAAATCTCAGGAGGATCTCTCGGCTAAGAACGATAAGATTAGACAGGTGTCGATGTGCTGTGATGAATAAACATGGAAGGTGTAGCGGGGAGAACGCCAGTTGTACCCAAAGGGTTTTTTCCTTGTCAACTAGGGAATCACCGAAGTCTCGAAACCGTCTTGACTACAGCTAAGGATATTAGAGTGAACCCCGCAGTTAGCGATACAGATCTTAGCTTAGCGCAGAACAAACTGCTTGAACAATCTCCAGAGCGAAATATAGGGAAACTTCCATAGCAAAGTGGCATGAGATCGAAAGCATGAATTGAAAATAGATCGAAATAGGCGGAATCGTACCCAATTGCGACTGATTCGTATTAGATTCCTAGGCCGATGCCGATGCCGATACCGATTCCCCTTATTTTATGTATTCTCGAAAGATAACCAAAACGTGCCTTTTTTTAGGGCAAAACCATCCCGTGATTGACAGAGGGTCGAGGTTCATGCACCTGCTGGTACCTTCGACAACCCATAAATGTCATGTAAGCAGCACGCAATCCGACATTGATTTGTCACCTGTAATTGAAAATGAAAGTTTCGAtgctttttttgttcttttaagtATTTAGGTTTACTGGTACCGACAATGTATTCTCTATCAGAACCTCCCCAGGCCAAACCTTTTTATCTCCTACAGTTCTCTGCCCGGCCAGTTTCTTCAGTAATATAA is drawn from Telopea speciosissima isolate NSW1024214 ecotype Mountain lineage chromosome 1, Tspe_v1, whole genome shotgun sequence and contains these coding sequences:
- the LOC122646779 gene encoding ACT domain-containing protein ACR9-like gives rise to the protein MGMPSEDVVLIEKGKKVGEPTVITVNCPGRTGLGCDLCRIILEFGLRITKADVSTDGIWCYIVLWVVPYLDSLTVRWASLKNRLLSECPSCAFTFFFSQPSNCSKTSPVYLMKYCCHDRKGLLHDVTQVLCELELIIQRVKVMTTPDGRVVDLFFVTDSMDLLHTKQRWDDTCKQLHAVSGESCIMCDLQLAGPEYQTQLGVSSLPPEVAEELFSCELLDKETRSQALTPDLTELKKASVVIDNSLSPAHTLLQIRCVDQKGLLYDIMRPLKDYNIQIAYGRFSSNNKTYRDMDLFIQQTDGKKIVDVDKQTALCSRLKMEMLHPLRVIITNRGPDTELLVANPVELSGKGRPRVFYDVTLALKVLGICIFSADIGRYSTPDRQWEVYRFLLDESCGFQLSNSQARNHIVDRVRRTLMGW